The region ATTGGTGACCAGGTTGGAGAAGGCGCTGTGCAGTTCTTTTTCGTTGCCCATAAGCAGCAAGTCGGGCGACTCGCATTTCAGTGAGATTTCATGCCCTCGCTCTCCACTGAGCGCGGTGGCCTCGGAGCGAATCGCCTGCAGCAGGGGTTCCAGTTTCACCGGCTTGTGGTTGTAACCCGACTCTGTCGTTTCCAGTTTGGAGAGGGTAATCAGGTCGTTGATCAACAGCGACATACGTTTCGATTGCTGCTGCATCTGATCCAGTGCCCGCCGCCACGGCGGCGTCAGATCGGCGCCGCTGTCCGACAGGGTTTCCAGGTAGCCGCTTATGACGGTCAGCGGGGTGCGCAGTTCGTGGCTGACATTGGCCACAAAGTCCTGGCGCATCTGCTCGAGCTTGTGCAACTGGGTCACATCACGCACCACAATCAGCCGTTCGTTGCGACCAAAACGGGTGATCTGAAACTGCAGACGTTTGGAGGTGAAACGCGGCGAGGGAATTTCCAATGGCTCGCTGTAGTTGCCCTCTTCAAAGTAGTTCACAAACTTGGGGTGGCGGATAAAGTTGATGACGGATTTGCCCTGATCGCTGCTGTGAAAACCGAGCAACCGTTGGGCGGAGGGGTTCCACCAATCCAGGCAGCCGCGCCAGTCGAGCACAATCACACCATCGCGCAACGCTGCGCTGGTTTCCTGAACGCGGTTGATGACCGCTTGCAGACTGTTTTTCTCCTGCACCTGCCGGCGTTGCAGGTGGTAAATATTGTCGAACAGGTCGCCCCAAATACCGCTCGATTCCGGTGGTGGCTCATCGTTGTTACGCAGCAACCACTTGTTCAACCGGCGGATTTGCCACACCATCCAGGAGACGTACAGCAAACTGCCCGCCAACAGCGCCCACACCACATGGTCCAGCCAGAAGCCGACCAGGGCGCACAGAAAAAGGATTATCAGCAGGCGCCGAACCTCGACGCTGTAACCACGCAGCAAAATAACCGGCCTCTTCAGGGAGCCAAGGTACAGGCCCCGCGATTCAACGGATGTTCAGGGGTCAACCTGCCTGAGTCGAAAACCGGTAGCCGGTGCCGCGTACGGTCTGCACCAGATTCTCGTGGTCGTCTATGGCCAGTGCCTTGCGCAGGCGCCGGATGTGGACATCCACCGTACGCTCCTCCACATAGACATTGCCACCCCAGACATGATCGAGCAACTGGCTGCGAGTATAAGCTCTTTCCTGGTGAGTCAGGAAGAACTCCAGCAACCGATACTCGGTCGGGCCAATATCCACCGGCCGGTTGTTGATGGTGACCCGGTGGCTGGCGGGGTCCAGACACAGGCCCTGAACCCGGATCGGATTGCCATTGACCTGGGGGTCGGCCCGGCGCAATACCGCTTTGAGGCGCGCCACCAACTCCCGGGGAGAGAAAGGCTTGGTGATGTAGTCGTCCGCGCCGACTTCCAGCCCCTGAATCTTGTTATCTTCCTCACCCTTGGCGGTGAGCATGATGATGGGGACTTCCGCGGTCACTTCCTCGCGTTTGAGCCGGCGGGCCAGCTCTATGCCACTGGTGCCGGGCATCATCCAGTCCAGCAGCACCAGATCGGGCCGCTCGTCGACGATCAGCTCCAGCGCCTCCTGGGCGTTACTGGCTTCGAGACACTCGTAATCCGCCATCTCCAGGGCCACCCGGAGCATGTCGCGAATGGCGGCTTCGTCGTCAACTATGAGAATCCTGCGCCCTGCCATAATACCTGCCTGTCATCAGTGAACGATCGGGACGGCGGCATGACGCCGGCGCCCCGAGGTTGGAAATCAACCTTCGCGCCAGCGTATTTAATAAACTCAGTGTTACACAATTATGACAGAGCGGAAATGAATAGGGTTATTGTGACACCATGAAGTCAATCACGATGCCCGCAAAAATGACAAAGCCCACCCAGTTGTTGTTCAGAAAGGCTCGAAAACAGGGGTCCCGTTCCCGAAAACGGATCAGGTACTGATGGTAGCCAAA is a window of Marinimicrobium sp. C6131 DNA encoding:
- the phoR gene encoding phosphate regulon sensor histidine kinase PhoR produces the protein MLRGYSVEVRRLLIILFLCALVGFWLDHVVWALLAGSLLYVSWMVWQIRRLNKWLLRNNDEPPPESSGIWGDLFDNIYHLQRRQVQEKNSLQAVINRVQETSAALRDGVIVLDWRGCLDWWNPSAQRLLGFHSSDQGKSVINFIRHPKFVNYFEEGNYSEPLEIPSPRFTSKRLQFQITRFGRNERLIVVRDVTQLHKLEQMRQDFVANVSHELRTPLTVISGYLETLSDSGADLTPPWRRALDQMQQQSKRMSLLINDLITLSKLETTESGYNHKPVKLEPLLQAIRSEATALSGERGHEISLKCESPDLLLMGNEKELHSAFSNLVTNAVKYTPAGGKIAMRLWQAHRQIFFSVQDNGPGFDSKHIPHLTQRFYRVEQSRNSGTGGTGLGLAIVKHVLLRHDGELQISSEVGVGSTFTCIFSQPPTE
- the phoB gene encoding phosphate regulon transcriptional regulator PhoB — encoded protein: MAGRRILIVDDEAAIRDMLRVALEMADYECLEASNAQEALELIVDERPDLVLLDWMMPGTSGIELARRLKREEVTAEVPIIMLTAKGEEDNKIQGLEVGADDYITKPFSPRELVARLKAVLRRADPQVNGNPIRVQGLCLDPASHRVTINNRPVDIGPTEYRLLEFFLTHQERAYTRSQLLDHVWGGNVYVEERTVDVHIRRLRKALAIDDHENLVQTVRGTGYRFSTQAG